In the Pogona vitticeps strain Pit_001003342236 chromosome 2, PviZW2.1, whole genome shotgun sequence genome, GGCcagcgggctggctggcaggcagcagttccggatggagggtgcaagaggcgctgtcttgggagagagctggcgagcaacacgaggctctttttttgactcttggcagcagaggacgtgtggatgctttgggggggcaggcaaggcaggggccacaaactatcatccagggggctgcaaatggcccccgggctgcatttttgagacccctgttttaaatGGTGCAGACATTTGGCTGTCTGCCAGGTAAGCGCTGCGAGGCAGAAGAaggcccttcttttctctgcGGGAAACGGGCACCTACACAAACTGTCCCAAATCCCATCTGGTAAGTCCTCAACTTCCCCAAGGCTCGGTGAGCAGGCAACCTGTCCCTTGAAGAGTCATCTTTCTAGCTTCAAGGCCAGCTGCAGGGAACTGGGCTGATGGAGGCCATCCGGAGCCGAGTTTGAATTCTCCTGCTTTTCGTCTGCTCTCCTCCTGTGGCTGCATCACGGAATAGAGGTGGCACTTGTGAGAGCGTTTGAATCTCATCATATATTTCACCATCTTTATTTTGCATCCCTTTATGCCATTGTTagtcccagtgtggtgtagtggataagagTGCCAGAGTATGACTCAGGAgtcctgtgttcaaatccttactaagccatggaaactcgctggatGAGTGGAACAGTTAAAACCTACGCCTTATATATCTCATTTAGGTACTTTGAAAGCCCCGTTAGGATTGCTacaagttggttccgacttgaaaGCTCATAACAACCACAGTgacattgttatgtgctgtcctgCAGCTTGTTCCTTACAGCAGCCCTATGAAATAGGTGACCTAAAAATGTCTTGTCATTAACAACTGTGCTCATGCCTTGCAGAGTCtaggctgtggcttcctctttAAGGTAAGTCCATCTCGTACgtaggcttcctcttttcctcctcaggTGATGGATGGTGATCATCTTGTGCTTTTCCAAACTCTCAAATGATGGCCACacaattttattgtttatattaattAGGCTCCTGGCTGCTGTTCAAGGCCTTCACTCCTTGGCAATACTGTGGCTGCCCCTGGCCCCTCAAGCATATCAAGTTTTATGTCTAAATCTGTTCATTCCAATTTCTATTTCATGATGGCTCAGCCCGCATTCAGTAATCAGATCCGTTATTAAAATGCATATCTAAAGTTAGCCATGTTATCTAAATGATTGTCTAAGAGTCACCATGTGGTGTAAATGAATGCATGGAGCCTGAGCCAGCTCTTAAATCAGTTGCCAGTCGCAATTGTCCTTCTTCACGGATCAACAGGCCAGACAGAGGATGAGAGCAGGCAGAACAGTCAAGGGCATTGAAGGGCAGGTTCTGCTTTACTTTGATTAGTCTGCTGGCTTTACTCGTAATACTAAGATTCATTTCAGAAGGAAATCATTCTAAGACACAGAGAGCCGGCAGATTCAGCCTCCCTCCTTTGGGAGAGTAAACCTTGTGAGCCCATGATCCAGATCTGGCGATCCATCGGATTTCAGGCCATTCAAGCCTGAGGCCTGGAGACGCACAACCAGCAGCCCTGAGCATCTTTGATTGCAAACAGGGATGTCATCCTTGAAGACCATATATGCGAGTGTCCCCAAGTGAACCTGGAACGTCCGTTGCTTTGGTGGTTGGTCCTCCTTTAGTACACTTGCTAGGATAAGATGTCCACCTGCTCTTTGAAGGCTCCTCCTGTCCTGCCAGTGAGAGGTTTGGATTGCTGACGTGGACgttcattttgtcatttttgcagaGCCCCCAGTAGGGAAGGTGACAAGCATGTCGGTCTCTGAAGGCGAGATGATTTTCGTCTGTCACGTAAACGGCTTCTACCCCGCCAAGATCGAAGCCACCTGGAGGAAGGGCGGGGAGATCGTGGAGCAGGACACCTTCCGGGGGAGCGTCACTCGCAACCTGGATGGGACTTACCATGCCTCTCTCGGTGTCGAGATGGACCTTACAGACAGAGGGCTCTACCAATGCCACATCCAACATGTTGGCCTGCCGGAGCCTCTGGTCTTGGCCTGGGAAGCGCCTGGTGGTGAGCATTTgtagggggaaggaaggagatggggtGGTTGAGCAACCTCCACATGGGAAGGGCCAAAGAAGGAGCACCATCATAGGTGAAAACTCTCCGCAGGACCCCCATATTTTGGGGAGTATGGAAAAGGAACTATGCCCTGGTCTGAAGGGAGAAGGTGGCTGCGTAGCTCAGTGCATtaggggagccagaggttgggagttcaattccccactcaaCTTCCCGATCAGAGAGCTAGCCTGCGTTGTCTTGGggaagctgcccagtcccagggcacccccaggagaagggaatgggaaaccgtTTCTCAAGACTctttagctagaaaaccctggaaagggtcaccctaagtcagaattgacttgacggcagacAGTTATTATGAGGCAGGAGGAGGGCATTCGATGTGTCAAGGAGTCTGGAGCCCTCCGTGGCCATTCCTCAGGATGCTTGCAGATTGCCTCTCACCTCCGAGCATGAGGTTCAGTGAAAGGTTCTGCATAAGGGTCCGAGGGCCTGCAAGGAGCGTGGCGGGTGGTCCTTCCTTTGAATCAGGCCCAGGTCAAAGAGGGGCTGACCCTACTGGCAGAGCCTCCCCTTCCACGCGCAGGATTTGGTCCTGGTTCGGTCCCAGCATTTCCACTCGAAGCCCTCGGGACCTCCTGGTGGGGATTTGGGAAGCTGCTCCTTCTCTGAACAGCTGCATGTTTGCTCATATTTCTTTTGGCCAACATGAGGTTCATGGAGGGAGTCATTTTGGCAGCTGCTCCTTTCCCGGTGGCAGCAGGGATTGCCTTGTTTCTCCACGACTAGGCTCTGAATGCGCTCGGTGGGCCCCATACCTGGTGTTCTCTGGCGGATGTCAGGGACTAACCTGCTCTTGGCACTGCCCCCACTGGGACCCACAGCTCCCCTACCTTGATTACATCATGAGGTCCCCTGCCTCTAATTCTTATTTAATGGCCCATTTCCCCACGACCACCTTGTCTGCCTAATCCCTACTCAGGAGCCCCTTCTCCTGCcattcccggggggggggtttggctTCCTTCCAAGAGGTCTGTCTTCCATCCCACCAGATGCCAGCACAGCTCTTGGGGGAGAAAAGTATCAGTTTGTTCCTGTTTGGCAAAAGGAAGGCGCAGCAGGACCCCCTCCTCACTCTTCCCTCCTCACACCAAGCAGTGGCCAAGGAAACCAGCCTGGGTGCCAGGGGTTCGGTGGCCCCTCTTGGGTGCCTCACCTTGTCCCTTTCCCGAGAAAGCAATGGAAGTGATGACTGGCAGAGGAAAAGCCGGGGGACTTGGAGGGGGTCTGCCTGCATGTACTGTATGAAGAGAGGAAATGCCGTCAGAACTGGTGTCCCAGTCAAACAGCTTTTCACGCCAACATGGAACTTGTTGAAGGAACCATTTCAGAGCCTCCCGTTGCTGTGCTGTGTGTGATGGATGGTATTTCCAGGAGAACTAgtcatttattctgaaaatatatttttacgcCAAGGTACTCGGTTCAGATGTTTAAAATGATATCCCCCAACGGTGGCAATAAGATACAGGAGCTTTCGCAGGAACATGATTAGGATGGCCGTGTAACTGCTCCTCTCCTCCCGCATTCATTTCCTATAAAGCAAGTCCTGTGGATTTCGTTGGGAGTTGCCTTAGAAGAAAAACACTTGGGGTCTCAGCCTTACTTAAATTGAAGGGGACGAGAAAGAAGAGTGCTCTGTGTGAAAAGAGGGTTTCTGTCAAGTCCCTTCACTTGAGATCCTTGAGATCAGTTGACACGTTCTCCCTTTTCTGGAGAGGAGGGAATTCCCTCACCCTCAGCAGtgctgatgttttctatggggagaGGAGAGGTTTCCCAGGCCCATCCTCATCATAGGCTTTCAATGGCTAATTTAGATGTACTTCCGTATTCCGGAGGAAAAGGCTTGGTTTGATGAGGCTACACTGAAGACAGTGGATTCAAAGCTTGATCCCTCGATCGCTGAAAGCCTGGGAGGTCTCTGGGCCTTCTTTCCCTGGCATTGTTTATGCAGAGACCAGAAACACACCTGGCGTGATAGTTTTACTACACCTTACTACAAATGTGTATATACTGGATCTTCTCTGGGGACCCCCTTCCAGTAATGATATTCTGATTCCATCTGTGCAGGAAACCAGACACAGTGAGAGACCTACTAAAGCTACTTCGCCCCTTTCTGTCTCGGAAGGATTCTTTCTGCAGTCTTCGAAAGCCCTTCTTCCCCAGACCCTGCTGCTCTGTCGCGAATGCCTCTTTCCCTGGCTGGAGGGCAGTTTTTGTTCCGTCCTATGTTGGAGAAGAACAAGAAAGGGGAGCACGGTCCCTTTGCCTTCCTTCAGATGGTCTTTGATGCCTCCTGCATTTCTCGGATACTTCTGATATTGAGGagagaaacaaaaaacacatagAAGGAAAAAGCTTtactctctgtctttttttcttgtcaaTGAATTGTTCAGAgtattacaaaacaaagcaaggaacTGTCTGCCTGCAATTTTTTTGATTACTTTGTTATGTGAGGCCTGGCTTTTGAGAATCCACACTGAACAGAAGGTGCCAAAATTGTCACTAGAGAAGAGGGTGTCAAGATCTGAAATGGTGTGTTTATAGAGTGTCAAAATAATTAAGGAGATATAGAAAAAATAGCCCTAAAAATGAAGgtacttttaaaattgaggcttgaagaatagtttactatagtcagTGCAAAAAAATGAGCCACCTCCCCAGCTGAACAAGGTTTTTGTACCATAACAATCCTGACAGttgaacatgttttaaaatggatAACCAAGCATAAGTAAGGAATGCAGGTCTTATAGTTGCATTTCCTATAATTacactgttttggttttccaggaTTCTGGAGTTCCAGATCTTTTATGCTATAGGCCTTTATTCCTTTAGTGtttgaaaatttttttaaaaaaactattactgTCATAATAGTAGCTTGCCAGATTCTGCCATTGATCTCCTTAGAAAAGAGCCTGTTTACAgttagaagggaaaggaaagcaactgaaataattataaatatagggagataaggGACACACAGAGGAATTCAAAAGAGGAATCCATCATGTCATCACCCAACTCATCATAACAACATTACACACTATGCCACACACACCGGATACCAACAACAATCATGAAACAGTTCAGGAGAAGAAAGGCTTCATTTCCAAAAGCTGCCAGCACAGAagtcatggattttcctccatagattttaacTGGCAGATGGTTGGATAAGCATTAGAAAACGTAGTGTTTTtccatgtgtgtttttaaatatactttaaagactaagaaatgctttttaaaaacttcacatattctttcttttaagaaCTTTGCTACATTTTATGCTTTTTCAATTTGCTTTTTCAggctacagtatttatttatttatttacaatattttttagccgcaccattgccaatatAAacttttgcagttttaaaatgtaagctATCCTCCTTTTGAAACATATTTGTAACATGAGTTACTGGTAAGTTTTGcctacaatatttaaaaatgctgtATACCTCGGGTCAAGTCAGGGACTCAGAAGAGCAactgtgaaggaactagaaaagatactCAGGTGTaaggctgggttttttttcactgagAGCTGAAAAAAGGTCCAGGAGACCACCTGGGGCAGTGAGATTGGTGGCCCGGCACTCGTCACATCCTCCATGTGAAGGCAGGGAGAAGGGCCAACATTGTCCTCAGGGCCCCAAtgccagaggtggggagaggcTCTCCTTCTTTTCTGCTGTCAGAGCCCCGACCCAACCCCCCCAGATGTGAAAGTGGAGCACAAGAAGAAACACCTTCAAGGAGGGCTGCTGAATCCTCCCTGCCCGAGAAGAGCCCCCCTCCTCTGTTTTTTGCAAAGCCTCTTCCTTGTCCTGGAACCATGCCAGCCTGCAATGCACAGGCCTTAGGGCCCCAGCAGGTACTACTGTTGGTAGAGATTCAACAGGTGAAGTTTTTGCACTGGGGCATTTCCCTTCTTTACAAAATGCCTGCTGTCCAGCTGGGAATCAGAAAGACGATTCATCTGTCTCCTGGGCGACGACTGTTGGGCAATGAGCCAGCTTTCCTAGTTCCTTCCGGAACCAAAGTGTATTATCTGCCTTTTCTGTATTATCTGCCTTTTCTGGGAAATCAGGTGAAAGCAAAGAAGCGGCCTCGAAAGCTTTGGGCACCAGGGGGCGCCCCTGCACCATCGCAAgcactcttcccctcccccattgagAGGCAattttgatctttttttcttcGTGGAGTGGGAGGCTAGTTGGTTTTGAGCCCAGGGGAGTTGTGACAGGCAGCTGTCATGTCCCGCTGATGTGCAAACAATACAATCACACACAAATAGCCATGAGACACACACGTAGGGGGTGTGCGTGTTTTGAGCAATGTAATAACATGGAGTAAAGAGCCTCGTACAGAGATCCAGCCCTGCTCTCTAGGTATAGATATGGGATCTAATGAACAGAAGTATACGAAAAGGGTTAAGCCTTCTCAAAAAATGAACAATATACTCGTTTCcatctgcttttgtgtgtgtgaaaatgttCCAGCAGCTCCAGCCCTCGTGGGTTGTTCCAACCCTTCCTTGATTTCTTGGAAAGCCTCGGGTGCGCTTTCTGCTCTCTAGCAGGGAGCAGCAAAAGATcacaaaaacatacagtaaatgaAAAGTCAGTGATTCAGCTGGGAATCCACCAGAAATTTCGGATTGCAGGCAGAGAACAGgaatgagagaagagaagggcttTCCCCCCTTATTCTCCAACACTCCCATTTCCatcactttctttcttcttcctttctgtatacattggtgcctcgcttaacgagcgcacagtacaatgatgaattcgcatagcgatcccttttttggcaTCGCTGATGCGAAGGCATCGCGTCGGCCTCTATGgtcgaaactcgcatagcgaagatcggtaagcgtttcgcttaccaacctGCACTTTGCGACTtggggatcagctgttcggcaggttcaaaatggccgccggaacagccgaaatggctgcgagcagcgttttcgcgccctcccctcgcttaccgagggcgcgaaaatggctgccggacctcggaagcatcgctgaacggtgagatTTCGGCCAATATGGAgcacattaaacaatgtttaatgcgttccaatggcttttgtTGTTCAGTtcagcaccactgtacattcatacTGCAGCGACACTCAGCTAAAATGTTGAGACTTGAATTCAGTTAAAGAATTCAGTGAGCACATACACGTTTTTGATATGTACAATTATTCGTTTCGttttcatttagtcgtgtccaactcttcatgaccccatggaccagagcaggccaggcgctcctgtctt is a window encoding:
- the LOC144587400 gene encoding saoe class I histocompatibility antigen, A alpha chain-like, with product MALRFWLAGVAVLLLGEPGWALPSGIKGSPALEPPVGKVTSMSVSEGEMIFVCHVNGFYPAKIEATWRKGGEIVEQDTFRGSVTRNLDGTYHASLGVEMDLTDRGLYQCHIQHVGLPEPLVLAWEAPGGNQTQ